In the genome of Oceanispirochaeta sp. M1, one region contains:
- the istB gene encoding IS21-like element helper ATPase IstB, with protein sequence MNNNQVTIDKMKEMRLHGMAHAFQTLLETGMNEKYTIDELLTHLIDSEWGDRSERKRARLTKAAGFRYQASISELDFSLNRNLDKNLMLRLSDSAWIRDGKDILITGPTGVGKSYVGSALGHQACDAGYSVFYQLTGRLLGKLKDAKHDGTYLKVLSKIYKSDLLILEDFGLSPFENQGRLALLDILEDRHGRKSTIFLSQLPVSSWHSLIGDSTIADAIMDRIVHSSIRIELQGESVRKKMYKKT encoded by the coding sequence AGACTCTACTTGAAACAGGGATGAATGAAAAGTACACAATAGATGAGCTTCTGACTCACCTCATCGACTCTGAGTGGGGAGACAGGAGTGAACGAAAACGAGCCAGATTAACCAAGGCTGCCGGGTTCAGGTACCAGGCAAGTATCAGTGAATTGGACTTCTCTCTGAATCGGAATCTGGATAAGAATCTTATGCTCCGTTTGTCAGACAGTGCATGGATCAGGGATGGAAAAGACATTCTGATTACAGGGCCCACTGGTGTGGGGAAAAGTTATGTCGGCAGTGCTTTGGGCCACCAGGCTTGTGATGCAGGATACAGTGTCTTTTATCAATTAACAGGTCGTTTATTGGGAAAGTTGAAGGATGCAAAACATGATGGAACATATCTGAAAGTACTCTCAAAAATCTATAAATCAGATCTACTGATTCTTGAAGACTTTGGACTCTCTCCTTTTGAAAATCAGGGGCGGCTGGCACTACTGGATATACTTGAAGATCGGCATGGAAGGAAGTCTACAATCTTTCTATCCCAGCTTCCGGTATCATCCTGGCACAGCCTTATAGGGGATTCAACAATTGCTGATGCAATCATGGACCGTATTGTTCACAGTTCTATCAGAATAGAGCTTCAGGGAGAGTCTGTAAGGAAGAAAATGTATAAAAAAACTTGA
- a CDS encoding S26 family signal peptidase, with protein MGGSFHRNIQFPENDLIEEDHYFLMGDNRYNSKDLRHGLHSQDRFFINDQEQAFVYKSLLNPTTVHESRIEGFVFFRLFPINRIGIPAK; from the coding sequence ATGGGTGGCAGTTTTCACCGGAATATCCAATTTCCAGAGAATGATCTGATAGAAGAGGATCATTACTTCTTAATGGGTGATAACCGATATAATTCTAAAGATCTTCGCCATGGGTTACATTCGCAAGATCGTTTCTTTATAAATGATCAGGAACAGGCTTTTGTTTACAAGTCACTATTAAATCCAACAACAGTTCATGAATCAAGAATAGAAGGATTTGTGTTCTTTCGTTTATTTCCAATTAACAGAATTGGAATCCCTGCCAAATAG
- a CDS encoding type II toxin-antitoxin system RelE/ParE family toxin translates to MIKSFHDDQTESVWNRTRVKGFPSDIFKVARRKLGFLEDAVDINDLRVPPGNRLEALKGNREGPHSIRINAQWRVCFQWVDGNAFDVEIADYH, encoded by the coding sequence ATGATCAAAAGCTTCCACGATGATCAGACAGAAAGTGTCTGGAACCGGACACGGGTGAAAGGATTCCCTAGTGATATTTTTAAGGTTGCCAGAAGAAAGCTTGGTTTCCTTGAAGATGCCGTAGATATTAACGATTTACGTGTTCCACCAGGAAACCGCCTTGAAGCTCTAAAAGGTAATAGGGAAGGGCCGCATAGTATTAGGATTAATGCTCAATGGAGAGTTTGTTTCCAATGGGTTGATGGAAATGCTTTTGATGTTGAGATTGCAGACTATCACTAA
- a CDS encoding HigA family addiction module antitoxin, producing the protein MAHDLIELSTPGEVLKEEFLDPLGITSYALAKAIFVDPPRIASIIKGSRKITADTALRFSRFFGNSAGFWMNMQTRYDLETQEEEKHEDLSKIHLYHTAS; encoded by the coding sequence ATGGCTCATGATTTAATTGAATTATCAACACCAGGAGAAGTCCTGAAGGAAGAATTCCTTGATCCTCTGGGAATAACATCTTATGCCTTGGCAAAAGCTATCTTCGTTGATCCTCCGAGGATTGCGAGTATTATTAAAGGGTCCAGGAAGATCACTGCTGATACAGCATTAAGGTTTTCTCGATTCTTCGGGAACTCTGCTGGATTTTGGATGAATATGCAGACTCGATATGATTTAGAAACTCAAGAAGAAGAGAAACATGAGGATTTAAGTAAGATCCACCTTTATCACACGGCTTCTTAA
- a CDS encoding HD-GYP domain-containing protein: protein MTSKGYKFYRLFFKLRNLMILKDDQARAASLQYWQQFIFINLMITIYTLALPAVVAGTYQFYIEGMIFPSLILPFFYIFFILMGLLRRIPYKVRQGLVSWGFYIVSIALLLTTGPRGAGQFYISLSIVLLLVFSSSHKSWHVVIINTIVFLGLSALFYFAKDSNLLFLEFGAYWWIIVTNALCVSLIISMTIRLILKGMDRRYTKSQLFNKQLIIAHQENMRQIKVQEQLRQSGMVMMDSRLDFEERLHIVLRSLEKELQCTTVCLSLAEGDKSEAVCIAALPDGINNQRVNIPDFSGSYLEYDYEGIRSLEDKTPLMLHTEAEEYYYGCRFYTSETKGYLELLMPGKADQTSLNYLQLSLFQLGSALTNEQLIRSIKKSRDILEFSYDEILQAWARILELRDIETQGHSRRVVSISLNIALKVNLPEDEQIQLKRGAFLHDIGKLGIPDRILKKEGPLNDDEWTLMRRHPEIGRDSVINIPFLKPAVPVIYHHHERWDGTGYPSGLKGEDIPLAARIFILADVYDALISDRPYRKAMEKEEIVNYMKSERGTYFDPDLLDIFLADLDNLTYYRELGDFLKA from the coding sequence ATGACAAGCAAAGGTTATAAATTCTACAGACTCTTTTTCAAACTCAGAAATCTGATGATCCTAAAGGATGATCAAGCCAGAGCTGCGTCCCTTCAATATTGGCAGCAGTTTATCTTTATCAACCTGATGATCACTATATATACATTGGCTCTGCCTGCCGTGGTAGCGGGGACTTATCAGTTTTATATAGAAGGTATGATTTTCCCCTCATTGATCCTCCCCTTCTTTTATATTTTCTTTATATTAATGGGGCTTCTCCGCAGGATTCCATACAAGGTCAGACAGGGGCTTGTCAGCTGGGGATTTTATATCGTCAGTATTGCCTTACTCCTGACAACAGGTCCAAGGGGGGCCGGTCAGTTTTATATATCTCTTTCCATTGTACTATTACTGGTCTTTTCCAGCAGTCATAAGTCATGGCATGTAGTCATTATAAATACTATTGTATTTCTGGGATTGAGTGCTCTGTTCTATTTTGCAAAAGACAGTAATCTTCTGTTCCTGGAATTCGGAGCTTACTGGTGGATTATCGTCACAAATGCACTTTGTGTCAGTCTCATAATATCCATGACAATCCGTCTTATCCTGAAAGGAATGGACCGCCGTTACACAAAATCCCAACTGTTCAATAAACAGCTCATCATTGCGCATCAGGAAAACATGAGACAGATAAAGGTTCAGGAACAACTGAGACAAAGCGGCATGGTCATGATGGACAGCCGTCTGGATTTTGAAGAAAGGCTTCACATTGTCCTTAGATCTCTTGAGAAAGAACTTCAATGTACTACGGTCTGCCTGTCTCTGGCAGAGGGAGATAAATCCGAAGCGGTCTGTATCGCCGCCCTGCCTGATGGGATTAATAATCAGAGAGTGAACATCCCCGATTTTTCCGGTTCTTATCTGGAATATGATTATGAAGGAATAAGAAGTCTCGAAGACAAAACTCCCCTTATGCTCCATACAGAAGCAGAGGAATACTATTATGGATGCCGCTTCTATACATCGGAAACGAAAGGCTACCTTGAGCTTTTAATGCCTGGAAAGGCCGATCAGACCTCTCTGAATTATCTGCAGTTAAGCCTCTTTCAGTTAGGCAGTGCCCTGACCAATGAGCAGCTCATACGAAGCATAAAAAAGAGCCGGGACATTCTCGAATTCTCCTATGATGAAATTCTTCAGGCCTGGGCCCGGATACTGGAACTCAGAGATATTGAAACCCAGGGGCACAGCCGCAGGGTCGTCAGCATCAGTCTGAATATTGCCCTGAAAGTCAATCTTCCGGAAGACGAACAGATACAGCTGAAACGGGGGGCCTTCCTCCACGACATAGGCAAGCTGGGGATACCGGACAGAATACTCAAAAAAGAGGGACCTCTAAATGATGATGAATGGACACTCATGAGACGCCATCCGGAAATTGGAAGAGACTCGGTTATAAATATCCCTTTCCTCAAACCTGCAGTTCCGGTTATTTACCATCACCATGAACGCTGGGACGGCACAGGATATCCTTCAGGTCTTAAGGGTGAAGATATCCCCCTTGCTGCCAGGATTTTCATACTAGCCGATGTGTATGATGCTCTAATTTCAGACAGACCCTACAGAAAGGCCATGGAGAAAGAGGAGATCGTCAATTATATGAAATCCGAACGAGGGACCTATTTTGATCCTGATCTATTGGATATTTTTCTGGCGGATCTGGATAATCTCACCTACTACAGGGAACTGGGAGATTTCCTGAAGGCCTGA
- a CDS encoding U32 family peptidase produces MELLSPAGNVEKLKYAYQYGADAAYIGLHSFSLRAKADNFGKDEAAEIARIKGDKKLFCALNIYFHNQDLDRLDASLDQFEAYPFDAFIISDLGIVRTMQKRFPGRDLHLSTQANALNSDAVKLYRDLGFKRVILGRECSLKDIARIRRDVPDIEIETFVHGAMCLAYSGRCFLSKEMINRSANDGSCAHSCRWDYRPLEGPANTEMVLEEAERPGEYYPIFEGDGFTSILSSKDICMIDYIQDLKDAGVDSLKIEGRMKSIYYTAIVTRAYRKKIDSLEGKSVSNLEGYREELLKVSHREFSTGFYFGKDDIEQPTGKMETSPYQFLGSIGKETAPGEYDLDVKNQILSSQEIEYIGPDLLYQADSGFKLKDPEGNIIEKIDHGKACTIIPGAEVKEGYILRRNIQK; encoded by the coding sequence ATGGAATTACTCTCACCTGCAGGAAATGTAGAAAAACTTAAATACGCATATCAGTATGGCGCCGATGCCGCCTATATCGGACTTCACAGCTTCTCATTAAGAGCAAAAGCTGATAATTTCGGCAAAGATGAAGCCGCTGAAATTGCCCGGATCAAAGGGGACAAGAAGCTCTTTTGTGCCCTGAACATTTACTTTCACAATCAGGACCTGGATCGTCTGGATGCTTCACTGGATCAGTTCGAAGCCTACCCTTTCGACGCCTTTATCATAAGTGACCTCGGAATAGTCAGGACAATGCAGAAGCGCTTTCCCGGCAGGGATCTCCATCTGAGTACTCAGGCAAACGCCCTGAACAGCGATGCTGTAAAACTCTACCGTGATCTTGGTTTTAAAAGAGTCATACTCGGGAGAGAGTGTTCTCTGAAGGACATTGCCCGCATAAGACGGGATGTTCCGGACATCGAAATTGAAACTTTTGTCCACGGTGCCATGTGCCTGGCCTATTCCGGCCGCTGTTTCCTGAGTAAAGAGATGATTAACCGCTCTGCCAATGACGGAAGCTGTGCTCATTCCTGCCGTTGGGATTACCGCCCTCTGGAAGGTCCGGCGAATACAGAAATGGTACTTGAAGAAGCTGAACGCCCCGGAGAATACTACCCTATTTTCGAAGGTGACGGTTTTACTTCCATTCTCTCCAGCAAGGATATCTGTATGATCGATTACATCCAGGATCTCAAGGATGCGGGTGTGGATTCTCTTAAGATTGAGGGGCGCATGAAGTCCATCTATTATACGGCCATCGTCACACGGGCCTACCGCAAGAAGATAGATTCACTGGAAGGAAAGTCTGTTTCCAATCTGGAAGGATACAGGGAAGAGCTTTTGAAGGTGAGCCATAGAGAATTTTCTACAGGTTTTTACTTCGGAAAAGATGATATTGAACAGCCCACAGGAAAGATGGAAACATCTCCCTATCAATTTCTTGGCTCCATCGGCAAAGAAACTGCCCCGGGAGAATATGACCTGGACGTAAAAAATCAGATTCTCAGCAGTCAGGAAATTGAATACATAGGACCAGACCTGCTTTACCAGGCAGACAGCGGCTTTAAACTGAAAGACCCCGAAGGGAATATCATTGAGAAAATTGACCACGGCAAGGCATGCACAATCATTCCCGGAGCAGAGGTAAAAGAGGGATATATTCTCAGACGGAATATTCAAAAATAG
- a CDS encoding DUF362 domain-containing protein codes for MTEEQILCWYGTDPFEAGKALMEASEVWKNWGETEHIGLKPNLVVSKTASSGATTHPEFCAGIITFLREQNFSNISILEGSWVGDRTERAFKICGYTDLSKKYSVPLVDLQKDSSISCEATNGDYRICESVLNLDRLINLPVLKGHCQTAMTCAMKNLKGCIPDSEKRRYHSEGLFQPIADLNEILKADLILVDALKGDPDFEEGGNPQTMNLFMAALDPVLMDSYACTLLGLTIDDVPYISKGAALGAGIPHVGKDTLLPLNKGEGFSSLQQSSLSRQLAGHVHEKGACSACYASLMQALKVLEEEGSALPETVKIGQGFKGVQTDGMGIGNCLSGCISNVPGCPPSSSEIAFFLKKGL; via the coding sequence ATGACGGAAGAACAGATTCTCTGCTGGTATGGAACTGATCCATTTGAGGCCGGGAAGGCATTAATGGAGGCCTCTGAAGTCTGGAAAAACTGGGGGGAAACTGAGCATATCGGCCTGAAACCGAATCTGGTGGTTTCAAAGACAGCTTCTTCCGGGGCTACGACTCATCCTGAATTTTGTGCAGGGATCATCACATTCCTGAGGGAACAGAATTTCAGCAATATAAGTATTCTGGAAGGCTCCTGGGTAGGTGACCGTACCGAGCGTGCCTTCAAGATCTGTGGTTATACCGACCTGTCAAAAAAATACTCTGTTCCTCTGGTGGATCTGCAGAAGGATTCTTCTATCAGCTGTGAGGCAACAAACGGTGATTACAGAATTTGTGAGTCCGTGTTGAATCTGGACCGCCTTATCAACCTGCCTGTTCTTAAGGGACATTGTCAGACCGCTATGACTTGTGCAATGAAAAATCTGAAGGGATGCATTCCCGACAGTGAGAAAAGGCGTTATCACAGTGAAGGTCTGTTTCAGCCCATTGCCGATCTTAATGAGATACTGAAGGCTGATCTTATCTTAGTGGATGCATTAAAGGGAGATCCAGATTTTGAGGAAGGGGGCAATCCCCAGACAATGAATTTGTTTATGGCAGCTCTTGATCCTGTTCTGATGGACAGTTATGCCTGTACTCTTCTGGGTCTTACCATAGATGATGTTCCCTATATCAGCAAAGGGGCGGCTCTGGGTGCGGGGATTCCCCATGTGGGTAAAGATACTCTGCTGCCTCTGAATAAGGGAGAAGGGTTCAGCAGTCTTCAGCAGTCCTCGCTTTCAAGACAATTAGCAGGTCATGTTCATGAGAAAGGAGCATGCAGTGCCTGTTATGCATCATTAATGCAGGCGTTGAAGGTCCTTGAGGAAGAGGGAAGTGCCCTGCCTGAAACAGTTAAGATCGGACAGGGATTCAAGGGGGTCCAGACCGACGGAATGGGGATCGGTAACTGTCTGAGCGGCTGTATTTCAAATGTCCCCGGATGTCCTCCTTCAAGTTCAGAAATTGCGTTTTTCCTCAAAAAAGGGTTATGA
- a CDS encoding glycosyltransferase family 2 protein, which produces MLFIDIVHIIILVVSSYFLLNTIINILYLRYQSKNPSVKKGPKISVMVPARNEEENIRSCLEYLLDQDYENYEILVMNDNSTDSTGEILDEMAREYPRLRIYNGAPLKKGWFGKPYALQQLSQYATGDYYLFSDADTIHSRTSLSFCMTNALYHKADLVSAYPRELIGTFGEVMNVSAMYIMTTIIMPLPAIDYIKWKQASFCLGQYFFVKADVFKEIDGFEAVKHEITEDVAFGKTVKQRGYKTKFLDAQPHVACQMYKSFAESFRGIGKNVYNAVGRNIFLLIGIIILVLLFIDYPVFRLIMDLSEGKVSLAIVFSVVIFFLMWLLNVIDRKLPIFSVFLYPFQYLNVLAMALYFTFKFKFGEGIVWKNRTMD; this is translated from the coding sequence ATGCTTTTCATAGATATTGTTCACATCATTATCCTCGTTGTAAGTTCTTATTTTTTACTTAACACCATTATTAATATTCTTTATCTGCGATATCAGTCAAAAAACCCTTCTGTAAAAAAAGGTCCTAAAATTTCCGTGATGGTTCCTGCCAGAAATGAAGAGGAAAATATCAGATCCTGCCTGGAATATCTTCTGGATCAGGATTATGAAAATTATGAAATTCTTGTAATGAATGATAATTCCACTGACAGTACAGGAGAAATCCTTGATGAGATGGCCAGGGAATATCCCCGGCTGAGAATCTATAATGGGGCTCCTCTGAAAAAAGGCTGGTTCGGCAAGCCATATGCTCTGCAGCAGCTCAGCCAATATGCCACGGGGGATTACTATCTGTTTTCCGATGCAGATACAATTCACAGCAGAACAAGTCTTTCATTCTGTATGACCAATGCCCTCTACCATAAGGCCGACCTTGTTTCAGCATACCCCAGGGAGCTGATTGGAACCTTCGGTGAAGTTATGAATGTTTCGGCTATGTACATCATGACCACCATCATTATGCCCCTGCCCGCCATTGATTACATAAAGTGGAAACAGGCATCTTTCTGTCTGGGACAGTATTTTTTTGTTAAGGCTGATGTATTTAAAGAGATTGACGGTTTTGAAGCCGTAAAACATGAAATAACTGAGGATGTCGCTTTTGGTAAGACCGTGAAGCAGAGGGGATATAAGACGAAATTTCTTGATGCCCAGCCTCATGTGGCCTGTCAGATGTATAAAAGCTTTGCAGAATCATTCCGGGGTATTGGAAAGAATGTTTATAATGCTGTCGGACGAAATATATTTCTTCTCATAGGGATAATTATACTTGTTCTGCTTTTTATAGATTACCCTGTATTCAGGCTGATTATGGATCTTTCTGAGGGTAAGGTTTCTCTGGCTATAGTCTTTTCTGTGGTGATTTTCTTTCTGATGTGGTTACTCAATGTAATAGACAGAAAATTGCCTATCTTCAGTGTTTTTCTTTATCCTTTCCAATATCTGAATGTACTGGCCATGGCTCTGTATTTTACATTTAAGTTCAAGTTCGGTGAGGGGATTGTCTGGAAGAACAGGACTATGGATTAG